taaaaaaaaactggaaatgctgcggaccgaccgagaagtggaggtccaccaacatccactgatgaaggcaaaACCGATGTGGTACTGGCATATAGagtcccctatatatggagacttttgggacaccctgtattatattTCACTTGTAAGTCTCTTTGCATAGAAAATATTAATACAAGTTTATCGTTCCTTGAGAATGTACactaaaagtaaaaagaaacattaaTACCAGGCACAGCTGCACTCGAGCAATCATTATCAACAAGCATGATGACAAATTTAAAGATAATCACTTACAATCCTACCGTCTCCCGAGCCCAAGTCAGCAAGACTTCCAGAGCGGCCCTTCAGCAGAGTCATAACGTTACACACTTGTCGTTTACTGGCTGGTATATAAGGCacctaaatgaacacaaacagtGATCAGTGACTTACTGTGCTGTACTTTATTTTAGTTTGTGCTACTGCTCTCCTAAACTAACCTGTAGTTTCAGAGGCACTCTGCGAAACCCAGGCATCAGAATCCCTGCCCACATGGCATATACCGCCAGTCCTGTCCCCGCTGTCAGCTGTAACAGACCCCATCCCCCAAGCCGCTTCTCTTTAAATTGGCCAAGAATTTCTTCCTGAGTTTCATCCTCCATGCCTATATAGAAATGAGAAAGAACTCTGTAAATAtgttcagtaaatttaataaaacaatattacaGGAATGTTATTAGTGTAAAAGGAAAGTTTGAGACACTCATTATTCGTATAAATGACTTTAGTGCAGACATTAAGCTTCCACCCAGACAGAATTGCAGTGTCGCAGGAATTGTCCCTAGAAAATCTTTTTCAGTAAAGTGTTGTGATTCTGTGCCTAGAAAATGGTCTCCTAAAGTTAACTGTATACTGACATACAGCTCTGAAATAAGACACGATCATGTACAAACTGAGATTATGACACTTCTGGCAATGGCAAGAGACATTTGACGTTTCTCCTGCTCCTAACACACCCAATTCAGCTCATGAAGTAATTGTCAAATTCTCAataagtctgtttttttttgaagcagGGAATACTTGAAACCCTTCAGAGCTGAGAAACCATGATTTAATTAAAGCAcctaaaggaaaaatccacccaaTACTGTGCATATTAACATTCATtattaacatgtgatcttcaatGGTGAAGACTGTGGTCAAGAGAGAGTTGAGCCAAAGGCAAAGCTATCGAGTGAACTGTCCCAACCCTCACCTGTCATCATGAGCTTTGGGTAGTGACCGATAGAATGAGGTTGCGGATACAAGCGTCGAAAACGAGCTTCCTTTGTAGGGTGGCTGGGCTCAGCCTTTCAGATAGGGTGAAGAGCTCGGACATTCGCGGAGAGCTCAAAGTAGAGTCAGGGCTCCTCTGctttgaaaggagccagttgaggtggttcagGCATCTGTCTAGGCATCAGTATCCTGACATCTCCCTGATGAGATGTTTCAGGCATGTCCAACAGGGAGaattcagagacagagacagaccaaGGACTTGATGGAGTGATTATATCTCTTGACTGGCCTGGAAGCACCCACGTGGAGGAGGTGGCTAGGGAGAGGGAGGTCTGAGCATCTCTGCTTAGACTGACGAAGAATAACtgaagaaaatggatggatggatggatggatcttcaaTGGCAGCCAAGTTTTATTTTGCTATGAAATTCttacctgattttttttttaaatctaaacttCTATCATCAACAGGTCTGTTTTCACGTTGGCAAACAGGTTTCCTACATTATGCCACTGGACTACCCATAGGTACAGgtgccagtgggatttagcccttgcGTCACCTCTACCTAAAGAAAGCAatgcagcagagctttagtcctttagtctgtccagttctctcacctcctcacctAAACAGTTAAGGTTCCAAAGCTTTAATGTTCATGTTAATACCCCCATCGACAGCATTGTGGCTGTCGTCTTGTGAATCACTAACTTTCCAGGCAGTTTTAACTCAAGCACAAGTATATCATACATTGCATTCTGGAGCTTTGAGTCcagtgttttgtctctccaACTACTTCTACATTAAAGACTCGGTTCAAGGTCAGTGGAagatggtgagtgagaaaagaagttCTAGCTCTTTTGTTTTGGATGGGTCTGGGACTGGTCTGGGAAACCAGACCATAGCATGTGTCACAGGATGTGTTTTGCTACATGTTTtccccatatttttttttctttttacaccttctataactttcaaagttttaatcaatttaaccaTCTAtaaaatcaagtgaatatgcattctcgtgcacagacagaaaaggttcaaaatgtgtgccaattctctagacattcaattaatcatataacttataggttcaatagagcaaaccttaagaatgtaaaagagtttgCCTGTGAGGGCGAGTCCACTTACAGCAATATGGTAGGgcttacagttttctcttcccttcttttttacattattattattattattattattattttatctcagTAGAATTTACTTgtgcgttaaatttgccaaatgtatgtgatatcatggaatgagtcaatggggcatgccacttgataataatCCGCCACAAAAATACTGTGCCACTTGCGCTTattaataagtactctctttacttatttattgctcgaaccggactctttccattagcaaatatttttaccttTATTATACATGGACAGcactaatctaattattgaccttactctgattttgataataatgtgattaaggtgtttacatgagtcgcttttagaatactcctgtcatgttcccgttttacatgttatagaacataatcagattaacagcccgcgtcattacgtcacctcGCCACGCCATccaacgtccctccagaatttcacatctCAACATACAgctcgtcttcgttatggtaccgtatacagtttggggtgtttttattaaaaaaaattttacgaacgctttaagtgcagacAACTGCTTAAAGCGGTGGGTATGTCCCAAatcgtagttaccgtctatatagtagccgagatacatgtatttttccccactacaggcctatattaggaaagtatgcgatttgggacacagccggactctcttgttcgccgtaaaacgtaaaattGCCGTgagtgatcgtgtcctgtcgcaaaatgcggtgaaaactcctacacgacgttcataatgtgattaaggggtttacatgtcactactacacgtccataatgcgactaaaacaggaatactccacctggcttaattagattattgcttacttcgattatgaccttaattagattaaggtaagtaaaaattgctgtttacatggtagtttcttagagtatggtcttaatcggattaaaagtggattattgttgtccatgtaaacgtagcttATATATATACCCgtcggtatatatcttagttttgaagctgtgatctaagaaacaccaatatctctgccattgcagaggcgaagttcctggaacttcttataagaaatcgctccatgtaatacttctctcaaagtaatacacgcatttcttatatcattgacttcataaaattctaattctaaattctaattcattgactcccttccacactgatctcagtgacatgacatggccttcttaggtgttatcctcagatgaacaagaacaaacttattacaaagtaaaaatgagtaatttccctcacaatacatatatacatacatgcgcatatagagatatatttatatatgtatacatacattaaGACACTAAAAAGCTTGCTGTATACActtttaattcaaataaatttatttaaaacggAGTTGCCGTGACATGCAACTAACCTTGTAACGCGAAACCAGCAACTATGACATTTTTCATTCCAAAATGGACATTTAGGCCTGTTTCCAAACGACTTGCTATTGAACATAGAGTACACTAAATAAGGCGTAGACGCCATTAGTTTACACCCTGCGTAGCGTGCTAATATAGGCATTAGAACGGTATTTGAAATTCAGCGGCgggatttttcaaaataaaggtTCCGTGTTTTGAGGAAGGACTATCCCTAATAAAAGGACTGAGAGtacaaaaaaatcattcaagTAATTTTAATACATCTATtagttttatacatatatattaccTATGCATGTTTATGGGATCAAATCTTAAAAATTTCACtggttaaaatatttaaagcagGACTCTTTAGGGAGACTTTTATCGTAGTGAGGCATCTTGTCCTGTTTTGAACACAACGATTTCGAAAATGTTGTGCGCCGGAACTGAAACAAACTGGTGCTAAGAAGTCAAAGGGCTAGAGCCGTTGGCTAATGGAATGTATATCGCTAAGCAGGTCTTCATAAGTATTAACAGATTTTAACctaatatttaacaaaagaaaatcGTTCCGGTTTTTTATTGGTTGCGATATAAAGCCATAACCGAGATAAACAGCGCAGCAGTAACTGGCCGTTGTAGTGATGTCGGGCAGTGACGTCAGTGGTCAGCTGCGAGCCAGAGAAGCTTGGGTTTCGGTTATATCTGACATCATGAAGGCTTTATGAGAAGGGGAAATCATGAGGTAATTTCGGACTGGGAAGTGCGTGGTGAGTAACAGCTAGGCTAACGAGCACATCAAAACATACAGGGAAAGTAGCTAATTAGTTCTACAGGAAGTGGAGTCACCACAGCAAAACTGAGCTAGCTGATAAGAATATATATCCATTAGTTCCTCAGGAAATCAatgggtttgtttattttccttgaTGTTTTCAGCAATTAGTGGAGTGCATGTCGATGCCGCAGGTGACAGAtagagaggatgaggaggagaaggtGTGTTCAGAGGAAGAGCAGAGTCACAACAGCAGTGACACTCCTCACTCCTCACAGCTCGGGTGAGTAGCATAAACTTCACTTCAGATTGTACATGGCCTTCACTGTGGTTGTGTTTACAGGTTGTTTGATGGTATGCAGTGGCAGATCACATGAATAACATGAAACTAATAAGAAAAAATGTCACCACAAGAATGCAAAGTCCTCCGTCTTGAAGACTCGCTTGCAGCAGAAAACGTAATGGAATAACTTCAAAACACTGACATGGACTTAATTCTTCTCTTAGAAGAAtttcattaaatgttaaataattatcTTCTTACAGGAGGATTCATCCGAGGGTTTGTATGTTTTCATTGGTAAATGACaaccctttttttaaatgtatttttttatataaaacagcGCTGTGGCTTAATGACGTTCAAAACACTTTATTTCTAATCTATACTTTCATCATTTGAAATTCACGTATTTTTGGATAAATTGCTGGATTTTGCACACATActgctgtgtctgtgtgcattgtGTTCGCTTTTATAGTTGGGAATTGTCTTCACAGGTTAAACTTGAGGCAATGTGTTAACACCCCAGAGATGAGTCCTTCGCCTTCTGGCTTACTGGCTCTGCCATGGGAGATGGTTGCACGCATAGCCTCTCACCTGCCCGCTCAGTGCATTATCAACGTTCTGCCTCAGGTGAGCTGAATAGGTTTAGTAGTAGGAATGTCATGTGAACTTTTTAGTCTGGACTTCCAGGAAACCAGACACCTGCAATAGCACTTGTGGCATTTCTTCTTTGACTGCATCTCATGTCGGATTTAGATGATATGCAAATGTAGTGGTGGACAACACAGCTCCGTTCCTCATCAACTGCTTCCTGTGAATTATCATTCAataaattttgtaaatgtatttatcaTAAATTAGAACAATGGGAGAGGTATTTATGTACAATGAATTCTCATGAGTTGGAGAAAGCATCTGCTGAAAAACTAAAGTCAGATGTTTGAATTGaaataataaattctttatttacttGCCTGGGCGTGGGTGGGGTTAAAATGTGTACCGCAGTCGGCCACTAGAGGGCGGAAGAAACACTTTGGCTTCGTTTTTTAACAGCTCTATACACTCACCGAACGCTTTATTTAGGAGCATTATACTAATGCTTTGCACTCAAATTGAGAGCAAAGATCTTAGATCTTTGTGGCATGAACTCCACAAGATTTGAGAAACGTTCCTTTGAGAGTTGGTCCGTGTTGTCATGAATGCGTCACGCAATTcgtgcagatttttcaggtgcactttcatgctgtgaatctcccgttctaccacatcgcAAAGGTGTTTcagattcagatccagtgactgggaaggccacggaagaacactgaactcattgtgatgttcatgaaaccagtttgagacgacttttgctttgtgacatggtgcattatcgtGCTAgtcattagaagatgggtaaattgtggccatgaagggatttACATGGTCAGCAACAGTACTGAAAtagtgatgattgattggtattaatgggcccaaagtgtgccaagaaaacattccccacatcattacaccacctccaccagcctggactgttgacagaAGGCAGATTGGattcatggattcatgctgtttgcaccaaattctgaccctaccatctgtgtgcttcAGCAGCAGtagagattcatcagaccaggcttcgtttttccagtcttcatctgtctagttttggtgagtctgtgtccactgcagcctcagctttctgttcttggttgaAAGCTGCTGggctgtatctgcatgattttatgctttgcactgctgccacacgattagctgattagataattgtgTGAATTACTAGgtctacaggtgttcctaataaagtgctcagtgagtgtatatgtacaATCTATAGTACAcctttattaattttaaatcaAGTAAAATTTTCCTAAATGGCCAACACACTGAGAGCTTCAGACATGTTGTCATGCAAGTGTAGTTTGCTGTAGGTGTAAATTTTTGGTCTTCAATTGttcatttcacattttcaattcataacttttttgtttttccccatttactccacaatttggtcatttgccaattcACCGATCATACCTCATCTACCACCCGGGGAGAGTAAAGGGTAACGGTGCTTCTTCCGAGACACGTAAAGCCGACCTTTTTAAACTGATGCTCATGATGCATAACACACTTTCAGGAAAGCGCTAACTGCCCtctacatgagctcacagataccCACAATTGGCTAGTATCACTTTTATTGACACGGTGGAGAGAGTAATGCCAACCCTACCACCCAGAGAGCACTTCCAGTTTTGTTCTCTAGACTCCCGACTATGTGGCATCCCCAGGAATTGAATTGGGAGCCTTCTTACTGTATGCTTTTAAAACCCTGAGCTCTCTGTCAGGTCAGATATTGAACAGTTGATTTAAAATCAACCCCTGTACCTCATTTACCTTTCAGGTGTGCAGGGCACTGGGACAGGTGGGTGAAGACATGTCAGCCTGGCAGCTCCGGGCTCAGCGACTTACAGGACCCCGAAGTTCTTTCCCGGTTGGACCGAGGAATCGTTTCGATTGGCCCAGAGCATGCCTTGAGATGGAGCAGTTGATTGAATGCTGGACAAGGCAAGAAGGAAAAGCGGAGCCAGAGCGAGGGATTGAGATTCAGGATGAAGCTGTTGCAGGAAGAGGagcaggagaagaaggagaagcagCCGCGAACGGAGAAGAGCTCGACGCCGACGCAGTGAGACAGCCTGGCCCTGCCGGGGAGGAAATCAGGCCAGAAGATGAGGGTCTTGAAAGacatggagaaggagaagagcaggaaaataatataatcatcgtcagagaagaggaaagagaggaTGCTGCCATTCAGGACGAACACCTGGAGCAAGAAGACAGTGGGTAAGTGCTATAACATTTTGTTGTGATAAATTagtattggggggaaaaaagccctGTGGTGAACTATGTATTTCAGGTCTTTATTCATTGGCCCTAGGAAATACTGTGAACGTGAACAGATCACAATGTGGACATAATAGACTAAAAAGCTTTAACATGCAAGGGCTGTGCCATATCATTTCGGCCATGATATGCCGGTACAATTCCTCCCCATGATGAGATATAGTTGATGATGTCCGGAAGGCCGAGTTTCATCCCTAgattttacattacaaaaaatgtaaaaaaaaatatatataataataataaataaataaataaacaattaaaaaaacgactcatgtaaacaccttaatcacaatattgtcatactcagattaaggtcaataattagattactgctgtccatgtaaacatgtgATTACGTTACTGTGCCATGCCGTCCGACATCccttccagaatttcacgtatcaacatacaattcgtcttcgttatggtaccatttacagttttgggtgtttaatttttaattttacaaaagctttaagtgcagttaattatttgtcatgctgtacgtgcacatagatgactgcttgaagccatgggctgcgtccgaaatcctgtacttgcctactatatagtagctgaaatacatgtaggTAAGTActcggttttggacgcagccgtgctctcttgtttgccgtcaaacagttgagcactgccgtgtgtgtacgtatcatgtcacaaaatgcagtgaaaactctcacacggcgttaatagtgtgattaaggtgtttacgtgtctataatgcacttccataatgcgactaaaacaggaatactccaaaTGTCTTAATTgaatgtgtttactttgagtatgaccttaGTCGGATTAAGTTAATCAATAcacgctgtttacatggtagtttcttaaacTGAGTATTGTCTTAACcaggttaatatcagattattgttgtccatgtaaacgtactgattctGATTCATTCCTATGTAAATGagtgaataaataattattgaatgACTTTGGCAGAACTGGGATCTGTAGTCACAACCTTCTAATATACTTGCTGATAtaaaataatctctctctctctctctctctctctctctttctctctcgttcagGATGAATGTAAAGACAAGCCCCGCACCTGCCCTAGAGCACATCACGCTCTCCTCAGGCCACATTGCTGACGTTAACACAGTCTTGCTAGTTGGAGGTGAGGGCTCCGTGTGTGTCTCCGGTTCCAGAGACCGTAATGTGAACCTGTGGGATGTGAGAAGGGGCTCGAGCGAGGTGCTGCTGGGCAAACTGGGAGCTCGCGGCAGTTTCAACAGCACACACCAAGGCTGGGTGTGGTGCCTCGCAGCCAGCGGTGATCTCCTGGCCTCGGGCTCCTTCGACAGCACAGTAAAGCTATGGGACCTGAATGCCGGAGGGGCAGAGAGGGGAATGATCCAGAGCCGcgcagctgtgctctctctcACCTGCCAGGGTCACATGCTGTTTGctgggtcacatgaccagaaAGTCACCATTTATGACACCAGAGGTCAGTGGCATAAAGTTGTATCCTGTGTACAGGATTGGTTTACTTACTGGGGGACAGAAATGGGCATAAAATATTAagtgtttgtaaatgtttatttctaatAGCAGGAAAGACTAGAAAGTCAGTATTTAAGAGTTCAATGTCCTGGTCAGTTTTCTAAAGATGCCTACAGGGCACGAGAAGTCCGTAGCTGCTCATTTTTGTAACTGCAGCCCGAAAGTTCAAAGTTTGAAGTCCACTTTTTATAATGTAACAAATGGCAATGATGCTGATGTGAAACTCAGCCTGGATTGTCAAGCAAAATGCATTTATATACTATGGCccaaagtttgtggacacctggccatcacacccatatgtgctttctgaacatccattacagatttagtccccttttgctgttataacctCTTAtacactcttctgggaaggctttccaccagattttggagcgtggctgtggggaagAGCATAGGGAGATCAGGCACCGGTGTCGGGCCAGGAGAACTGGGGTGTATTCTGCGTTCCATttcatcccgaaggtgttcagtggggttgagttcagggctctgtacagaccactcgagttcttccacatcagCTTTGgcgaaccatgtcttcatggagctcgctttgtgcacagttgCATCGTCACgttggaacaggtttgaagttccagtgaagggaaattgtaatgctacaggagacaaaaacattctatacaattgtgtgcttccaactttgtggcaacagtttggggatggctcacatacgggtgtgatggtcaggtgtccacaaacttttggccatatagtgtatatttgaTGATTTAGATTATGggtatgaaaaatgtttttagtaTTTTGCATATTAGTTTTGTATTAGAACAtagtgtctctgtctctttgtacAGTAGTCTATTTACTCTATGAGTGTCATAATTAACTACATGTGACACTCCTATGATGGCTAGACTTGGGCCGTTTCTCAATATGCGTTCTTATGCGATCTTGCATCCTTGTGAACTCGTTCTACGTCGTCATCCACCGCCGAAGTTCAATTCCAATACTCAAGAACGCAGGTACCGGGGACGCATGAAATTACATGGCTTGTTCTTGACATTGTGGAAGCATCGGTTGCAGACCTGAGCACACCGAACTCACTTGTCCTAGAAGTTATTGCGGTAAAACAATAGCGGATGACGGAAGCCTGACCCATACCTGtagttttaacatctttttaacgacaataatctaaataaatcaaaacatgcaTCTAAAAAGAACGAttttgaaatattatatatatatatatatatatatatatatatatatatatatatatatatatatatatatattagagatgcaccgatgtatgtgcagataatcggtatcggccaataaaggcAAATTTTCACGCTATGGGCCAATAGTTTAcaaacatccaatgatcagggccgattatatcctgtcaatcaaaaggcgggaaaacacatcgatttcgtgctgagTGTAAaaatgatgtctcttgtgtggaatgatgaccaAACTGCAATTTGTAAGccctgtaatctctgcactcctaaaattttacactggaagtgagcagacgtgaagcgggagttttggCGTTGAGTCTAAATTAGTTTTTTTGCCGAGCTGCTCGCACTGAAATAAAGtaccagtacaccgttgaaagatttaaatgtagatgagttgacaaaagtatatattgcatagaaaaatatatttgtagagtagtatttcatattcagttaacgttaatatataaaaaagtttatattatatattaccactttgatgttcaatgatgaagtagaaatgcttttatttgtggtgagtgaatgtgagactaacaggagtttttttaaaaaaatataattcagtcaattaattttgttaatatgaattaataacattcaataagttaagaaatcttactaattaattaataagttagtgttaatgttaattagagtaatgtgttttctgtttatgagaccagttactgtgaaacaacttgttgaaatggagagaataaagtttttatttgcatttttttcagaattgtggaattaattattattcatttgaaagaaggcataaaaggcagaactatcggtatcggccgacatcactctgaataatcggctatccgcatcggctgagaaatttaggatcggtgcatctctaatatatatgtatgtatgtatctgaGGTTGTTGAAAAGTCAAATTTATCCCTcagaagtattttaattaaagtaCGCTAGCTTCCATCCTAAGGTAGTGGTAAACTCATTAGCATAGTTTTTAGTTAACGTGAGGTCACAGTTGTAAACAGAGAGATTACTAAATTAAAACGTGCTTAATTAACTTTTGCTTAATCAGCCAGTTAACAGTAAGTCtattaaccagctgaaacatattacttaGGGAGCGCTAAAGAGATGAGGACCCTGTCCCTGTACTAGAAATGTTCTGGGATGGTGCACTGTGCAACAAGAAGCTCACAGCACATCTTAATTCTCGCAAAGATGTGTTCTATGTCTTCCTGTCCTCCCGAGCTCGTTTCAAGGTAGCCTGGCAAGACCGCTCTTCACGAGAACGCACGTCCCTTCTTTACCTTCTGAGAATTGAGAAACAGCCTTATTCTTATCGTTGGTGATGTCATGTATAATGATGTCATTTCTGTGTCACAGCTGCAGAGCCGCTGGTCAAAAGCCTTCGTCTCCATAGTGACATCGTGCTGTGTTTGGCCTCTGATGAGCAGTACATTCTGTCTGGCAGCAAAGACAACACAGTGGCTGTGTTTGACCGCAGAGCTGGAAAACCACTGAAGAAAATACATGTATGTACACACATCAATCTGGTcggttgttaaaaaaaaaaaagagtgcaataaataatgaataccTAAAAATCTTGGTACAAAATATTTACTAGCaccatacactatatggccaaaagtacacagcaaaatccccagcgTTGATTCAACACTCtgaagtgtttatataagtccattggacacaaatgaacactctgggtgttaaattaACACTAGAGACTAGACTGTGTACGGCCTGACCATGActcccatatgtgggtcttccccaaacatTTGCCAAAAAATTTGGAGGTTCTTGGTTTTCTattatgtctttgtgtgctatagagttataatttcccttcagtggaactaagaggtcTAGCCCAAACATGTTTCAGTATGACATGCActaagcgagctccatgaagacatggcttgccaagGTTGGGGTGAAAGAACTCAtgtggtctgcacagagccctgacctaaaCCCCACTGGGATGACCTTCACCCCAACAATATTAATACCATCCCTCTGGAATAGGCTGCTCAACAAGCATATATGGGTGCCATGGTCGTAGTGTATTATCAGCTAAAATTAATACTTATTTGTTAAAACAGCATGCTAAATGCTTACTACAGTACATAGCATAGTGCACTATGCATTCTctatataaaacaatataaggtatatattgtatatagacTACTaattctgtttgtctgtctgtctgtccgtagCTGATGTCCTACTTGTTGTCCATGTCGTACAGTGGGCGAGAGGTGTGGGCCGGAGATTACCATGGACTTCTTCACACCTTCTCCTTGAATGAAGGCTCCTTTAAGTCAATAGCCCAGTTTAATGTAGGCCACAGTTCTTTGATGACAGGTGTCCATCACTCGCCTGGGACTCTTTACACCTGTTCCTCTGATCGCATGATTAAGGTTAAATCTTTGTCAGTTATTGTATGCAGCGtgttctgtgtttttcattCTGAGGTGGTCATGTGGCTTTCCGGATTGTTGCAGGTTCACCTTCCATGTGCGCCCCCGAAGACTCTGTGCACGCTTCATAATAAAGCAGTAGTGAACGGGGTGAGTGTAAACACATCCTTTCATTCATTACCATTTACTGGGTAGATTCAGATTTACTCATCTTTCCTTTCAGTATAGGCCAAGCCACATAAGCACAAGTAAAAACATTCTATATATTTTCaagcagtggtgcttgaaagtttttgaagtttctatatatctgcataagtATGAAAACGAAGAACCTTATCCcagctgtgaaacatggtggtggtaatatcgtggtttgg
This genomic interval from Ictalurus furcatus strain D&B chromosome 2, Billie_1.0, whole genome shotgun sequence contains the following:
- the fbxw9 gene encoding F-box/WD repeat-containing protein 9 isoform X6, which translates into the protein MSAWQLRAQRLTGPRSSFPVGPRNRFDWPRACLEMEQLIECWTRQEGKAEPERGIEIQDEAVAGRGAGEEGEAAANGEELDADAVRQPGPAGEEIRPEDEGLERHGEGEEQENNIIIVREEEREDAAIQDEHLEQEDSGMNVKTSPAPALEHITLSSGHIADVNTVLLVGGEGSVCVSGSRDRNVNLWDVRRGSSEVLLGKLGARGSFNSTHQGWVWCLAASGDLLASGSFDSTVKLWDLNAGGAERGMIQSRAAVLSLTCQGHMLFAGSHDQKVTIYDTRAAEPLVKSLRLHSDIVLCLASDEQYILSGSKDNTVAVFDRRAGKPLKKIHLMSYLLSMSYSGREVWAGDYHGLLHTFSLNEGSFKSIAQFNVGHSSLMTGVHHSPGTLYTCSSDRMIKVHLPCAPPKTLCTLHNKAVVNGLSVEAGVLAVATGDMNVEVWRPRQ
- the fbxw9 gene encoding F-box/WD repeat-containing protein 9 isoform X5, giving the protein MSPSPSGLLALPWEMVARIASHLPAQCIINVLPQVCRALGQVGEDMSAWQLRAQRLTGPRSSFPVGPRNRFDWPRACLEMEQLIECWTRQEGKAEPERGIEIQDEAVAGRGAGEEGEAAANGEELDADAVRQPGPAGEEIRPEDEGLERHGEGEEQENNIIIVREEEREDAAIQDEHLEQEDSGMNVKTSPAPALEHITLSSGHIADVNTVLLVGGEGSVCVSGSRDRNVNLWDVRRGSSEVLLGKLGARGSFNSTHQGWVWCLAASGDLLASGSFDSTVKLWDLNAGGAERGMIQSRAAVLSLTCQGHMLFAGSHDQKVTIYDTRAAEPLVKSLRLHSDIVLCLASDEQYILSGSKDNTVAVFDRRAGKPLKKIHLMSYLLSMSYSGREVWAGDYHGLLHTFSLNEGSFKSIAQFNVGHSSLMTGVHHSPGTLYTCSSDRMIKVHLPCAPPKTLCTLHNKAVVNGLSVEAGVLAVATGDMNVEVWRPRQ